The DNA sequence TTCCTTCTTTTCGTCTTCCGGCTCTACCACTTACCTGAGTCAAGAGTTGCAATGCTTTTTCTTCTGCTCTGAAATTGGGCAGATTTAATAAAGAGTCCGAACGTATGATTCCTACCAACTGAACGTCATCAAAATCAAGTCCTTTGGTTACCATTTGTGTGCCGATAAGGATATCAATTTCTTTAAGAGCCATGTTTTCAAATAATATTTCATAGGCATGTTTGCGTTTCATAGTATCAACATCCATACGGGCAATGTTAGCATCGGGGAAAAGCTGTTTTACCTCTTCTTCGATTTGCTGGGTTCCGATTCCCTTCGTTTCTAAAGCATGGGAATGGCAGCTTGGGCATGATTGGGGAAATGCCATAGTATATCCGCAATAATGACAACGAAGGGTTGAGCTTACCTTATGATATGTAAGGGTAACATCACAATTAGGACACGACGGTGAATGTCCGCAGTCATTACATTCCAAAATAGGTGAAAATCCACGTCGGTTATGAAAAAGAATAACTTGTTTTTTCTGAATTAAACATTGATGGATTTCTTCTTGTAACCGATACGATATATTGGTGGTTACTGTGGGTTTACATAAGGAAACCATTTCTATTTCAGGAAGTTTTACATTGCCAAACCTTTCCTTAAGCTCTACTAAACCAAATTTTCCCTGCTCATGATTATAAAAACTTTCCATCGAGGGAGTGGCAGATCCTAATAGAACTTTTGAATTATTTTGTTGCGCTAAGATTTGTACACAATCTCTTGCTTGGTAAAAGGGTTTTGTGTCCGTTTGTTTATATGAGCTGTCATGCTCTTCATCAACAATAATTAATCCTATGTTAGATAATGGTAAAAAAATAGACGAACGAGCTCCGATAATTACTTTATACTTATTTTTTAAAGTATTTTTCCAAACTTCCACTCGTTCATTTTGATTGAGTTTAGAATGATAAACTCCTACTTCATCGCCAAAACGTTTTTTTATTTTACTTACCAGTTGCGTTGTAATGGATATTTCCGGTAATAAAAAAAGGGAATTACGAGAATTAGAAATTTGTTTTTCAATCAATTGAAAATATAATTCGGTTTTTCCGGAAGAAGTTACGCCATGTAATAAAACTGTCGAAAACTTTTGAAATTGTTTTTCAATCTCTCTTAATGCTATATCTTGAACGTTAGAAAGTTTATAAGAATCTTCGATATGATCATCATATTCTTCTATACGATCTTTTTGGAGTTGAAATTCTTCTAAATATTTTTTTTCAATCAGAGATTTAACGACAGAGGGTGATGATATTTCAATCAGCTCTCTTTTTTGTATGAATGTTGCTCTCTGTTGTTGCATTTTAATAAATAATAGTAACGCTTCTCTTTGTTTTTCCGCCCTATTAATATCGACCAATGCTTTTTGAAATAGTTCTGAATCTTCAAATAAAGGATTTAATTTGATATAAGTTAGTTTCTTGGGTTTATATTTATCAATGATTTGCTCATCTAATTCAATTAATTTTTTATCATATAAAGATTTTATGGTAGAAATTATGTATTTTTTCGCTAAAAAAGCTTCTATTTCTTTTAAATTAATTGCAGTTTTAATTTCGAGATTCTGCATAATGAACGTTTCCTTTTCGTCCAACTCTTCCCAATTTATATTTTGAGAAGTTTTTCGGATAAATGTTTCACTTTCCAATTTTAAAGCTGAAGGAAAAGCATTTCTATATACATCCCCTAAAGAGCACATATAATAATCAGCAATCCATTTCCAAAATTCAATTAATTTTGGAGTTGCTAAGGGGTAATCTTCAAGGATAGTATATATTTCTTTGGTTTTATATAGTTCCGGCTTCTTATTATGGAGACTTTCCACTATAGCCGTATATAATTTTTTTTCTCCAAATGAAACAACCACCCGTTGCCCGATTTGAATGTGGTTTTGTAATTCTATGGGTATGTGATAGGTGAAAACACCCTCTAATGAAAGTGGAATAATTACGTTTGCAAACTCCAATTGATGTATTTTTTAAATAACAAAGATACAGTATTTAATATTTACAGTTTTTTATTTTAAACCCATAGATAAGAATAATTAAGTAAATACGGTTATGTTTTTTTGTTAAAGAGAATATTTCTTTGAAAACCTGAAAATTTGGTTCGTTTAACAGCTGAATTTTTAAATAGTATTTTAAAGGCTTCTTCACTAATATCATTCCAATCATTTTTAGTATAGGATAACAAATCGGGATGCGGATTAAATTTTTCTTCTGTATGCGGTGTAGAAAATCTATTCCACGGACAAACATCCTGACAAATATCGCATCCAAAAATCCAATCTTTCAATTTTCCATCAAACTCCTTTCCGATCTGATCTTTTAATTCTATGGTTAAATAGGATATACATTTTGTGGAATCTATGACCCTTTCAGATATGATGGCTTGGGTGGGACAAGCATCCATACAACGGGTACAGCTTCCGCAATGATTGGTTGGAAAAGCTTCATCATAGTTCAATTCGAGGTCGCAAATGATTTCAGCAAGAAAAAAAAATGAACCTTTTTGTTTGGATAATAAGAGTGAGTTTTTTCCGATCCAACCTAAGCCGGATTTTTGCGCCCATGTTCTTTCCATCACGGGAGCCGAATCTGTAAATACTCTATAGGAAAATTGACCGACTTTATCTTGGATTTCTTCTACAAATTTTTGTAATTTTTCACGTATTACTAAGTGATAGTCTTCTCCATATGCATATTTAGCAATATGGTAACTTTCTGTGTTTTGTTTTTCTTGCGGGTAATAATTATATAAAAAGGAAATAACTGATTTTGCACCGTCTACAAGTAATCCGGGATTAAGCCTTTTATCAAAGTTATTTTCCAAATATTTCATGTTTCCATGATAACCTTCTTTAAGCCATTTTTCTAATTTTGGAGCTTCTTCTTCCAAAAATATTGAACGAGAGATCCCACATCCTATAAAAGAATATTCTTTGGCTTTTTCTTTTATGAAATATGTAAGTTGCTCTTTATTCAATTGGTTTGTAGTATAGATAAATTATAATAGTGAAGGTCAAGTACATAAAAAAAGACTCAAAATACTGCAAACAATAGATTAAGTCTTTTCGTAGTAGCCCCAGCGAGGATCGAACTCACATCTAAAGTTTAGGAAACTTTTGTTCTATCCATTGAACTATGAGGCCTTTTTTTAAATCTTTTGCAAAAATATGAAAAACTAAGGAAATTTTGTACTATAAATTTATTCCATAATTGTATAACATATTCCAATACTTTTCAACCTACTTTTGTATAGGTAAATAGATAGTTAAATTTATATTCAGTCTGAAATAAAATTATGAATTCTTCTAAAAAAAATAATCCGGTATATTATTACATACCCTTCAATAATAACATTGATGAATCTGATGTTTCCAAGATTACCCAAGCTTTACAATCTATAAAAGAAATTGATACATGCAATTTAGAATTAAATAATCAAAGGATCCGTATAACCAGTAAATACCCTGATGAAGCCATAGCCAAGGCTGTTCCGATTCTAACAGACTTACAAGTTAAAGTTCCGGTTACTAAAAACAACTTTCCTTTACTCAACTTAAGTTGCGCATCTTGTGCCAATAGCAGTCAAAATATTCTAAAAATGCAACCGGGCGTAATAAACGCCTCGGTAAATTATGCAAATGAAATGGCATACATTGAATACATACCTTCAATGATAACCCCGCAAAAATTGAAAGACTCTCTCCAAGAAGCAGGTTATGATTTGATTATCAAAGAAAATGATGATTCGCAAAATTCATTGGAAGAAATACAAAAAAATCATTACAAAGCTCTAAAAAGGAAAACCATCGGTGCCATGATTTTTTCCATTCCTTTACTAATTATAGGGATGACACCGTCACTCATGCATCAACATTGGGCAAATTACATCATGTGGATCTTAGCTACACCGGTTGTTTTTATTTTTGGAAAACAATTTTTTAAGGGAGCTTATAAACAAGCAAAACATAGATCCGCCAATATGGATACCCTGGTAGCGGTAAGTACGGGAACCGCATATATTTTTAGCGTTTTTAATACATTAATTCCTTCGTTTTGGATTAAACGCGGATTGCAACCGCATGTATATTTTGAAGCTTCAGCTGTAGTTATTGCATTCGTTTTATTAGGTAAAATATTAGAAGAAAAAGCAAAAGGGAATACTTCTTATGCCATCAAGAAGTTAATAGGTTTACAACCTAAAACAATTACTGTAATTCAAGGAAATGAGCAAAATGAAATTCCTATTAAGTCAGTTTCAATTGGAATGACCATTTTAGTAAAACCGGGTGAAAAGATTGCGGTGGATGGAACAGTTCTATCGGGTAATTCGTATGTTGATGAAAGTATGATCAGTGGTGAGCCCATTCCAATTGAAAAAGTGAAAGGTTCAAAAGTATTTGCAGGAACGATTAATCAGAAAGGAAGTTTTCAATTTCATGCAGATAAAGTGGGTAAAGATACTCTTTTATCTCAAATTATTCAGACGGTGCAAGAAGCCCAAGGCAGTAAAGCTCCTGTTCAAAAATTGGTTGATAAAATTGCCGGAATTTTTGTTCCCACAGTTTTTATTATTGCTTGTTTATCGTTGATTATTTGGATTATTTTCGGTGGTAAACAAGGGATAATTTATGGTTTTCAAAGCTTTGTAACCGTATTGGTTATTGCTTGTCCGTGTGCTTTAGGTTTAGCAACTCCAACAGCCATTATGGTTGGTATCGGTAAAGGTGCGGAAAAAGGTATTTTAATTAAAGATGCAGAAAGTTTGGAAAATACCAAAAATATAAATGCGATAGTTTTGGATAAAACCGGTACGATTACAGAAGGTAAACCTCAGGTTGAAGATTTTAAATGGTTTAGTTCAACGCATGATCTTGAAAAAAACATTTTATATAGTATTGAACGATCCTCTGAACATCCTTTAGCCGGGGCTATTGTAAGTTATTTGAATGATAAAAGCATAACTTTTATTCCTAACATAGAAATTACAAATATATCAGGGCAAGGAATTATTGGTATTTACAATAATCAAAAATATTTTATTGGAAATCTTTCTTTGTTATCTAAACATTCAGTTCCCATTGATATAAAAGTTAAAAATTGGTTGGATAATAAATTTAAACAAGCTACTACTACTATTTTATTTGCTAATGAAAATACTATAGTTGCAGGAATATCTATTTCAGATAAGATTAAACCAACTTCCCTAACTGCTATTAAGCAGATTAAAATGTTAGGAATTGAGGTTCATATGCTAACGGGTGATAATCCTTCTACTGCTAATTATGTAGCTAATGAAGTAGGAATTAACAAATTTAAAGCCGAGGTTTCTCCACAGGATAAAATTGATTATATAAAAAAACTTCAAGCTTCGCCTAAAAATAAAATTGTGGCTATGGTCGGAGATGGTATTAATGATAGTGCTGCCCTCGCCCAAGCGGATGTTAGTATCGCAATGGGTCGTGGATCTGATATTGCCATTGATGTTGCTAAAATGACTATAATTTCAGGAGATCTTCAAAAAATAACTGAGGCAATTAAACTTTCCAAGCAAACGGTTAAAACTATTAAACAAAATTTATTTTGGGCGTTTATTTATAATATAATAGGTATTCCTATCGCTGCGGGTATATTATATCCTATCAATGGCTTTTTATTAAATCCAATGGTTGCCGGTGCTGCCATGGCTTTAAGCAGCGTTAGTGTGGTTAGTAATAGTTTGCTTTTAAAATTAAAAAAATAAATGTTGAATAATTAATTCCTTTTTTAACAAATTAAAAGAGCCTCCTATAATAGGAGGCTATAATACAAAACTCAAAAAATAAAATTAATCTATAATTATTTTATTATCTAATTAAAATACGTATACTAACATATACAGCACAAATCATTGCTATAAAATAAATTAAGGTGAGTAATGAAATAGAGGGTCTAATATGCTTCATAAAGTTTAGTGTTTAAGGTTTATACTAAATTCAGTTATATAAAAATTAAAATAAATTAACTATCTGTTATTTTAATACTACAAATATATAAAATTATTTTATTTATATAAATATAATATTTATCATATACAAATATTATAAAATTTTAGTATGATTTAATTAAAAAATATTTATTTTTTTTTATATAATTCATATTATTATTTTATTTATTTAAACTGTAAAAATTATTAAAAATAAAATTTAGTTTTTTTATGATAAAATGCAGTGAAGAGTGCTAAGTATTAATTTAAAATAGTGAAGGTATATATTTAAC is a window from the Apibacter sp. B3706 genome containing:
- the priA gene encoding primosomal protein N', with the protein product MEFANVIIPLSLEGVFTYHIPIELQNHIQIGQRVVVSFGEKKLYTAIVESLHNKKPELYKTKEIYTILEDYPLATPKLIEFWKWIADYYMCSLGDVYRNAFPSALKLESETFIRKTSQNINWEELDEKETFIMQNLEIKTAINLKEIEAFLAKKYIISTIKSLYDKKLIELDEQIIDKYKPKKLTYIKLNPLFEDSELFQKALVDINRAEKQREALLLFIKMQQQRATFIQKRELIEISSPSVVKSLIEKKYLEEFQLQKDRIEEYDDHIEDSYKLSNVQDIALREIEKQFQKFSTVLLHGVTSSGKTELYFQLIEKQISNSRNSLFLLPEISITTQLVSKIKKRFGDEVGVYHSKLNQNERVEVWKNTLKNKYKVIIGARSSIFLPLSNIGLIIVDEEHDSSYKQTDTKPFYQARDCVQILAQQNNSKVLLGSATPSMESFYNHEQGKFGLVELKERFGNVKLPEIEMVSLCKPTVTTNISYRLQEEIHQCLIQKKQVILFHNRRGFSPILECNDCGHSPSCPNCDVTLTYHKVSSTLRCHYCGYTMAFPQSCPSCHSHALETKGIGTQQIEEEVKQLFPDANIARMDVDTMKRKHAYEILFENMALKEIDILIGTQMVTKGLDFDDVQLVGIIRSDSLLNLPNFRAEEKALQLLTQVSGRAGRRKEGKVLIQTFDPENPFYLFIKENNYNLAKEGILRERKEYLYPPYFRLIELTFKHKNNEKVKKAAAMVGDYLKNFIHEPFILGPEEGLIPRINNQFIYKILLKIPSTKSTKNSKKFIKEAISKLQNLSSFRSVKIDVDVDPS
- a CDS encoding heavy metal translocating P-type ATPase, encoding MNSSKKNNPVYYYIPFNNNIDESDVSKITQALQSIKEIDTCNLELNNQRIRITSKYPDEAIAKAVPILTDLQVKVPVTKNNFPLLNLSCASCANSSQNILKMQPGVINASVNYANEMAYIEYIPSMITPQKLKDSLQEAGYDLIIKENDDSQNSLEEIQKNHYKALKRKTIGAMIFSIPLLIIGMTPSLMHQHWANYIMWILATPVVFIFGKQFFKGAYKQAKHRSANMDTLVAVSTGTAYIFSVFNTLIPSFWIKRGLQPHVYFEASAVVIAFVLLGKILEEKAKGNTSYAIKKLIGLQPKTITVIQGNEQNEIPIKSVSIGMTILVKPGEKIAVDGTVLSGNSYVDESMISGEPIPIEKVKGSKVFAGTINQKGSFQFHADKVGKDTLLSQIIQTVQEAQGSKAPVQKLVDKIAGIFVPTVFIIACLSLIIWIIFGGKQGIIYGFQSFVTVLVIACPCALGLATPTAIMVGIGKGAEKGILIKDAESLENTKNINAIVLDKTGTITEGKPQVEDFKWFSSTHDLEKNILYSIERSSEHPLAGAIVSYLNDKSITFIPNIEITNISGQGIIGIYNNQKYFIGNLSLLSKHSVPIDIKVKNWLDNKFKQATTTILFANENTIVAGISISDKIKPTSLTAIKQIKMLGIEVHMLTGDNPSTANYVANEVGINKFKAEVSPQDKIDYIKKLQASPKNKIVAMVGDGINDSAALAQADVSIAMGRGSDIAIDVAKMTIISGDLQKITEAIKLSKQTVKTIKQNLFWAFIYNIIGIPIAAGILYPINGFLLNPMVAGAAMALSSVSVVSNSLLLKLKK
- the queG gene encoding tRNA epoxyqueuosine(34) reductase QueG, with translation MNKEQLTYFIKEKAKEYSFIGCGISRSIFLEEEAPKLEKWLKEGYHGNMKYLENNFDKRLNPGLLVDGAKSVISFLYNYYPQEKQNTESYHIAKYAYGEDYHLVIREKLQKFVEEIQDKVGQFSYRVFTDSAPVMERTWAQKSGLGWIGKNSLLLSKQKGSFFFLAEIICDLELNYDEAFPTNHCGSCTRCMDACPTQAIISERVIDSTKCISYLTIELKDQIGKEFDGKLKDWIFGCDICQDVCPWNRFSTPHTEEKFNPHPDLLSYTKNDWNDISEEAFKILFKNSAVKRTKFSGFQRNILFNKKT